From Candidatus Manganitrophus morganii, the proteins below share one genomic window:
- a CDS encoding translocation/assembly module TamB domain-containing protein, whose protein sequence is MSKKWILFLFATLFLLFFTVQLVLQSGLFSEKAKAYAEKGLERLLGRPIQIGEVELRSLSASVVLKGVSARPIGDVSPFSAQEIRVYFSPWSLLTQSFFIRQIVIESPSIALTPALLSQPPSSSREQREEGPPAVVVRTVRIKNGSLSYQGAGLLRSLSLQEIEAEIRPDLRMTRFEIDLSAETGRLSTEKEERAIDRLETKVALTPGAVEIRQGSLLSGRAHLLTEGKVHTGEDNRLDLQIDLRFPLEEAPVSLIAERKLSGEAIVQGHLTGAYPNLSAAGKIALPQLSSEGTEIGSLLSEISYRDRKIVISSFSGELFKGTFSGEAEGDFIKETPAFRASLQYGRLPLDKMRKLLLNLPSEVDRALEGIFLDGDFTLSGKGASPADWAGGGRLEAKRLPLFSPPFRAEAGRPEKLIALLQEGEIRWRWSESRLSVDQGELAFPNAEAIFHGNWSQQQGLSIEVAALSEEVQGLTRALDLPFTGALQIEGALSGKIDHPRIEGTVLLDRWTLQRKTMGTLISHFILQDRRLQLKEGSLESPPAAGKKASPAPYRFNGSIQWADPNEPMFDLQTKITAGDPQAVFDFFQLSIPLRTAATGTLSIKGSPQAFAVKGPLSLARGSLYGERFDRGRLDLTVTGKEALLRKISLERGPARVEGEGEIRFNGTYRMAVKGTDLPIHEIELIQARAPLLSGKMALEVAGEGSFKKPNLAIVASVQELRYADTEGDTGTVKANWDQGVIRLEGTFPKKNFSAKGEIQLTPSYPFSFQGRFAQLRIDPFIRQFFSTPLAGITLQMTGELEGGGQLAKMDQVNLTGTLTEIAADFGGYAVGNDGPIAVRSERGVFAFENARLKGENTALEFNGALTPLQSWDLFVKGEADLNLLTFFSRTITSGKGKATLDVRISDQWKSPRILGQLALQDGTVRTVLFPQSVHVSSLSVVFNERVLLLETFEGEMGRGRFQANGKADLAGFGVGPFGFLLEVADTRINLAKDLTATVDGELLFQREGSVQTLKGEMVVKRAIYDKRADLKSMAVEWVQKTEETFREETPLFGATKMNIHLYGQENIWVDNNIAKIPLEIDLFLKGSIDRPLLIGRIMVPRGLIYFRNNEFKVTSGSVEFLDPQKIDPRFDLKARTVVKMPDSKVSLDKEYAIDLGLTGNLSRFTLALSSSPPLSETDILALLTFGVTTEEFAQRQGGAASSEATSLILSELLEGAVPKTGVVDRIQVDPFTGGAKSSSGPRLTAEKRLLEDRLLVTYSATLDPSEEQLIRMIYELGKNVSLVGERDQDGQMGGDVRFRFEFR, encoded by the coding sequence TTGTCAAAAAAGTGGATCCTTTTTCTTTTCGCGACCCTCTTCCTTTTGTTTTTTACCGTTCAGCTTGTCCTCCAAAGCGGTCTCTTCTCAGAGAAGGCGAAGGCCTATGCCGAAAAGGGGTTGGAGCGGTTGCTGGGACGCCCGATCCAAATCGGGGAGGTCGAACTTCGTTCTCTCTCCGCCTCGGTGGTGCTCAAGGGGGTCTCCGCCCGCCCCATCGGCGATGTCTCCCCTTTTTCGGCCCAAGAGATTCGGGTTTACTTCAGTCCTTGGTCTCTGCTGACCCAGTCGTTTTTCATCCGACAGATCGTGATCGAGTCTCCCTCGATCGCGCTGACGCCGGCGTTACTCTCTCAGCCCCCCTCCTCCTCGCGGGAGCAACGGGAGGAAGGCCCTCCGGCGGTCGTCGTTCGGACCGTTCGAATCAAAAACGGATCGCTTTCTTATCAGGGAGCCGGCCTGCTCCGCTCCCTCTCGCTTCAGGAGATCGAGGCGGAGATCCGGCCCGATCTGAGAATGACCCGATTCGAGATCGATCTCTCGGCGGAAACGGGGCGGCTTTCAACCGAGAAGGAGGAGAGAGCGATCGACCGGTTGGAGACGAAGGTCGCCTTGACTCCCGGAGCGGTCGAAATCCGGCAGGGCTCGCTTCTCTCGGGACGGGCGCACCTTCTGACCGAAGGGAAGGTCCATACGGGAGAGGACAATCGGCTCGACCTTCAGATCGACCTCCGTTTTCCCCTGGAGGAGGCGCCCGTTTCTCTCATCGCCGAAAGAAAACTCTCCGGCGAGGCGATCGTACAGGGGCACCTCACCGGCGCCTATCCCAATCTCTCCGCCGCGGGGAAGATCGCCCTTCCACAGCTTTCATCGGAAGGGACCGAGATCGGCTCCCTCCTCTCGGAAATCTCCTACCGGGATCGAAAGATCGTGATCTCTTCCTTCTCCGGCGAGCTGTTCAAGGGGACCTTCAGCGGGGAGGCGGAGGGCGATTTCATAAAGGAGACGCCCGCCTTCCGCGCCTCGCTTCAATACGGACGACTTCCTTTGGACAAGATGCGAAAACTTCTGTTGAATCTTCCGTCGGAAGTGGACCGGGCGCTGGAAGGGATTTTTCTCGACGGCGATTTCACTCTTTCAGGAAAGGGAGCATCCCCGGCCGATTGGGCGGGAGGAGGCCGTCTGGAAGCAAAACGGCTTCCCCTCTTCTCCCCTCCGTTTCGCGCCGAGGCGGGACGCCCGGAGAAATTGATTGCCCTGCTTCAAGAGGGAGAGATCCGATGGCGATGGTCGGAGAGTCGGCTGTCGGTCGATCAGGGGGAGCTCGCCTTCCCGAATGCGGAAGCGATCTTTCACGGAAATTGGAGCCAACAGCAGGGCCTCTCGATCGAGGTGGCCGCCCTGTCGGAAGAGGTCCAGGGATTGACCCGGGCCCTCGACCTTCCCTTCACCGGAGCGCTCCAGATCGAAGGCGCCCTCTCCGGAAAGATCGATCATCCCCGGATCGAAGGGACCGTTCTCCTCGATCGATGGACCCTTCAGCGTAAAACGATGGGGACCTTGATCTCTCACTTTATTCTCCAGGACCGGCGGCTTCAGTTAAAGGAGGGATCTCTGGAATCTCCGCCCGCCGCCGGGAAAAAGGCTTCCCCGGCTCCCTATCGGTTCAACGGCAGCATTCAGTGGGCCGATCCGAACGAACCGATGTTCGACCTTCAGACCAAGATCACCGCCGGCGATCCCCAGGCGGTTTTTGATTTCTTTCAACTCTCCATTCCCCTTCGGACCGCCGCGACCGGGACCCTTTCCATCAAAGGAAGTCCCCAGGCCTTCGCGGTCAAGGGGCCGCTGAGCTTGGCGCGGGGCTCGCTTTACGGCGAGCGCTTCGACCGGGGAAGGCTCGACCTGACGGTCACCGGGAAAGAAGCCCTCCTTCGCAAGATCTCCTTGGAGCGGGGCCCGGCCCGCGTCGAGGGTGAAGGAGAGATCCGATTCAACGGGACCTACCGGATGGCGGTGAAAGGAACCGATCTCCCCATTCATGAAATCGAGCTGATCCAGGCCCGGGCGCCGCTCCTTTCCGGAAAGATGGCGTTGGAGGTGGCCGGGGAGGGAAGTTTTAAGAAGCCGAACCTGGCGATTGTCGCCTCCGTCCAGGAGCTCCGATATGCCGATACGGAAGGAGACACCGGGACCGTTAAAGCCAATTGGGACCAGGGGGTCATCCGCCTGGAAGGAACGTTTCCCAAGAAAAACTTTTCCGCGAAGGGGGAGATCCAGCTGACCCCTTCGTACCCCTTTTCTTTCCAGGGCCGCTTTGCGCAACTTCGGATCGATCCTTTCATCCGGCAGTTTTTCTCGACCCCTCTCGCCGGGATCACCCTTCAGATGACGGGAGAGCTGGAAGGAGGCGGACAGCTCGCCAAGATGGACCAGGTCAATCTGACCGGAACGCTGACAGAGATCGCCGCCGACTTCGGCGGATACGCCGTCGGGAACGACGGGCCGATCGCCGTCAGATCGGAGCGAGGGGTCTTTGCCTTCGAGAACGCCCGGCTGAAGGGAGAAAATACCGCCCTAGAGTTCAATGGCGCGCTGACCCCTCTTCAATCGTGGGATCTCTTCGTGAAAGGAGAGGCCGATCTGAATCTGCTCACCTTTTTTTCCAGGACGATTACTTCCGGAAAAGGGAAGGCAACCCTCGACGTGCGGATCTCCGATCAGTGGAAATCGCCCCGTATTCTCGGCCAGCTCGCCCTTCAAGACGGCACGGTGCGAACGGTCCTCTTTCCCCAGTCGGTTCATGTCTCTTCTCTTTCGGTCGTCTTCAACGAACGGGTCCTTCTCCTGGAGACGTTCGAGGGAGAAATGGGCCGGGGACGGTTCCAGGCAAACGGGAAGGCCGATCTGGCCGGTTTCGGCGTCGGCCCGTTCGGGTTTCTTCTGGAGGTCGCCGACACCCGAATCAACCTTGCCAAAGATCTGACGGCGACGGTCGACGGCGAACTCCTCTTCCAGCGGGAGGGATCGGTCCAGACCCTCAAGGGTGAGATGGTCGTGAAGCGGGCGATCTACGATAAACGGGCCGATTTAAAATCAATGGCGGTCGAGTGGGTGCAGAAAACGGAGGAGACCTTCAGGGAAGAGACCCCTCTCTTCGGCGCCACGAAAATGAATATCCATCTCTACGGACAAGAAAACATCTGGGTCGACAACAATATTGCGAAAATTCCGCTCGAAATCGACCTTTTCTTGAAGGGATCGATCGACCGGCCGCTCTTAATCGGCCGGATCATGGTTCCGCGCGGTTTAATCTACTTCCGGAACAACGAATTCAAGGTCACCTCCGGCTCGGTCGAATTTTTGGATCCCCAAAAGATCGACCCTCGATTTGATCTGAAAGCGAGAACGGTGGTGAAGATGCCCGACAGCAAAGTGAGCCTCGATAAAGAGTACGCGATCGATCTCGGTCTTACCGGAAACCTCTCCAGGTTCACCTTGGCCCTCTCCTCCTCTCCCCCCCTTTCGGAGACCGATATCCTCGCTCTCCTCACCTTCGGAGTGACCACGGAGGAGTTCGCCCAAAGACAGGGGGGGGCCGCCAGCAGCGAGGCGACCAGCCTGATTCTTTCGGAGCTTCTGGAGGGAGCGGTTCCGAAAACAGGGGTGGTCGATCGAATCCAGGTCGACCCCTTTACCGGGGGGGCAAAGTCGTCGAGCGGCCCTCGGCTGACGGCTGAAAAACGGCTTCTGGAAGACCGGCTCTTGGTCACCTATTCGGCCACCCTCGATCCTTCCGAGGAGCAGCTGATCCGGATGATTTATGAGCTCGGCAAGAATGTGTCTCTGGTGGGGGAACGAGATCAAGACGGGCAGATGGGAG
- a CDS encoding DUF1844 domain-containing protein — MEEDEKGFQIRDRRAYLKETDQDKRPEKEHTEKPASAPDKEAHAASPSREEHIHPAEGSFPVHFSSFILSLATSALIHLGQEANPATGERSVELPAARQVIDLITLLEEKTKGNLTPDEENLLRQILFTLRLKFVEVEKKRHP; from the coding sequence ATGGAAGAGGACGAAAAAGGGTTTCAGATCAGAGACCGCCGCGCTTACTTGAAGGAGACCGACCAGGATAAGCGGCCGGAGAAAGAGCATACGGAAAAACCGGCCTCCGCTCCGGACAAAGAGGCCCATGCAGCGTCTCCGAGCCGGGAGGAACACATTCATCCAGCAGAGGGCTCTTTTCCGGTTCATTTTTCCTCATTCATTCTTTCTCTCGCAACATCTGCGCTGATTCACCTGGGACAGGAGGCCAATCCCGCGACCGGAGAGAGGTCGGTGGAGCTGCCGGCGGCACGCCAAGTGATTGATCTGATCACCCTTCTCGAAGAGAAAACCAAAGGGAACCTGACCCCGGATGAGGAAAATCTCCTTCGACAGATCCTCTTCACCCTGCGCTTGAAGTTCGTCGAGGTAGAAAAAAAACGCCACCCCTGA
- the cbiE gene encoding precorrin-6y C5,15-methyltransferase (decarboxylating) subunit CbiE has translation MGDPLKEKVHVFGVGEDGVLSMNLKAMRLLQDAEWIFGPERLLAFFPNHDAKKIPIQSDLKKIAEMIQSNLGRRQMAVLASGDPNFYGIAQGLVAQLGKEAVEILPNVSAMQLAFARIKESWEEAYLGSVRNRPIEGVIEPVRHAVKAGILTDAENTPAALAKALLARGIENRTAYVCENLGEGDERVTELDLKQLPGRNSSPRTILILLDRIKQPSQKPPQSDTGKDALSTSNHDEEGRI, from the coding sequence ATGGGTGATCCGCTAAAAGAGAAAGTCCATGTTTTCGGCGTGGGGGAGGACGGCGTTCTCTCGATGAATCTCAAAGCGATGCGGCTGCTTCAGGATGCCGAGTGGATCTTCGGCCCCGAGCGACTTTTGGCCTTCTTTCCCAATCACGATGCCAAGAAAATTCCGATTCAATCCGACCTCAAAAAAATCGCCGAGATGATTCAATCGAATCTCGGCCGGCGCCAAATGGCGGTCCTTGCCTCCGGGGATCCTAATTTTTACGGAATCGCACAAGGGTTGGTAGCGCAGCTTGGGAAAGAGGCGGTGGAGATCCTCCCCAATGTCAGTGCCATGCAGTTGGCCTTCGCCCGGATCAAAGAGAGCTGGGAAGAGGCCTATCTCGGCTCGGTCCGGAACCGGCCGATCGAAGGGGTCATTGAACCGGTCCGGCATGCCGTTAAGGCGGGCATTTTGACCGACGCGGAAAATACCCCGGCCGCATTGGCCAAGGCGCTCCTGGCGCGGGGGATCGAGAACCGGACGGCCTATGTTTGCGAAAACCTGGGAGAGGGGGACGAGCGCGTCACGGAATTGGATCTGAAGCAACTTCCCGGAAGGAACTCCTCCCCGCGCACGATCCTGATTCTTTTGGACCGCATAAAACAACCGTCGCAAAAACCGCCTCAGTCGGACACCGGCAAAGACGCGCTTTCCACTTCAAATCATGACGAAGAGGGGAGAATTTGA
- a CDS encoding carbon-nitrogen hydrolase family protein, with amino-acid sequence MENGPERLTIAAIQMASIPYHVEENLNKADRMVREAASRGARIIVLPELFNTGYCYDWKNLKVGEDLSGRTARWFRSLAKGLGIYLIGGMIERDGGNHYNTLLLTSPQGRLASYRKRCLPLQEKCYFTKGDEPLLVETPLGRIGFGICADLLDQKIWERFRNKVNLLIVSSAWPDFTAGGFLFAKTAVNRSISRMPELLPKRLAESFGVPVAYAGLCGPFDSPLPFLYPYAVRSRFVGYSAVYDRGGIPVSVLKGAEGVAIGGVVTEPLPAEKRYAVDTAVRMMARLDRVFLTIPCRVYRMLNRSKSEEAWRGMQPSP; translated from the coding sequence ATGGAAAATGGTCCCGAGCGTTTAACGATCGCCGCCATTCAGATGGCCTCGATTCCGTATCACGTCGAGGAAAACCTGAATAAGGCCGATCGGATGGTTCGGGAAGCGGCCTCGCGCGGCGCCCGCATCATTGTCTTACCGGAGCTGTTCAATACCGGATATTGCTATGATTGGAAGAACCTAAAGGTCGGGGAAGATCTCTCCGGCCGGACCGCCCGATGGTTTCGAAGTCTTGCAAAGGGATTAGGGATCTATCTGATCGGCGGAATGATCGAGCGGGACGGCGGCAATCATTACAACACCCTCTTGCTGACCAGTCCGCAAGGCCGTCTTGCCTCTTACCGGAAGCGCTGCCTTCCCCTTCAGGAGAAGTGCTATTTCACCAAAGGGGATGAGCCGTTGCTGGTCGAGACCCCCCTCGGCCGGATCGGCTTCGGGATCTGCGCCGATCTGCTCGATCAGAAGATCTGGGAGCGGTTTCGGAACAAGGTGAACCTTCTGATTGTTTCGTCGGCTTGGCCGGACTTCACCGCGGGTGGTTTTCTCTTCGCCAAAACGGCGGTCAATCGAAGCATCAGCCGGATGCCGGAGCTCCTTCCGAAGCGGCTGGCGGAATCGTTCGGGGTGCCGGTCGCCTATGCGGGCCTCTGCGGACCGTTTGATTCTCCTCTCCCCTTTCTCTATCCCTATGCGGTGCGGAGCCGGTTCGTCGGGTATTCGGCGGTTTATGACCGGGGAGGAATCCCGGTGTCGGTCCTGAAGGGAGCGGAGGGGGTGGCGATCGGAGGGGTTGTCACCGAACCGCTGCCGGCGGAGAAGCGGTATGCCGTCGATACGGCGGTGCGGATGATGGCCCGGCTTGATCGGGTGTTTCTGACGATCCCCTGCCGCGTCTACCGGATGTTGAACCGCTCCAAGAGCGAAGAGGCTTGGAGAGGAATGCAGCCCTCCCCGTAA
- a CDS encoding adenylate/guanylate cyclase domain-containing protein → MKLFPLQIGLRLKLTLPVVFLILVIMFSISFLFGLRHEQTLRSEMKRRAVRIAQTAGTMSLIPLPGVPSWTLSKSFVPLVPQLDPNVLYIVVFDELGKVQAASINQSLLKGLLKQEEIASAEKELISEVTDARAIKEERSGPSRWGSLLPVEVGLQPDGRGKVVVGFSLEEVEREVSSSRRTALGLTLGFVVLGGVVAVAVASSITQPIQVLVRGMEEVRKGNLAADVEIPNKDEIGALANSFNFMIAGLRERDRIKGTFQRFVSSQVAEKVLGAKDIVLTGERRRASILFADIRGFTSMSERLAPEEIVSMLNEYFTVMVDIIITHEGNLDKFIGDAMMAIFGAPLRHPDDPLRAVRTAVDMQRALLELNEERDRRGAEAIYIGIGIATGDVVAGNIGSEKRMEYSVIGDEVNLAARIQSKSGKQKILICPETFKAVQGEMKTIPLEPVMLKGKSHPVQIYEVVY, encoded by the coding sequence ATGAAGCTTTTTCCTCTCCAGATCGGTCTTCGGCTGAAACTCACCCTTCCGGTTGTCTTTCTCATTCTGGTCATTATGTTTTCGATCTCTTTTCTCTTCGGCCTGCGCCATGAGCAAACCTTGAGAAGCGAGATGAAAAGGCGGGCGGTGAGGATCGCGCAGACGGCCGGAACAATGAGCCTGATTCCCCTTCCCGGGGTTCCCTCTTGGACGCTCTCTAAAAGTTTTGTCCCCCTCGTTCCCCAACTCGACCCGAATGTGCTTTACATCGTTGTCTTCGACGAGCTTGGGAAGGTGCAGGCCGCTTCGATCAATCAGTCCCTGCTGAAAGGATTATTAAAACAAGAAGAGATTGCGTCTGCTGAAAAAGAGTTAATCTCGGAAGTGACCGACGCGCGGGCGATCAAGGAGGAGCGTTCGGGTCCATCCCGATGGGGATCCCTTCTTCCGGTGGAGGTTGGGCTTCAGCCCGACGGGCGGGGAAAGGTTGTCGTCGGCTTTTCCCTCGAAGAAGTGGAGCGGGAGGTCTCTTCTTCGAGGCGGACGGCGCTCGGCCTGACCCTCGGTTTCGTCGTCCTGGGGGGGGTGGTGGCGGTGGCGGTCGCTTCGTCGATTACACAGCCGATCCAGGTGCTGGTTCGAGGGATGGAGGAAGTTCGCAAGGGGAACCTCGCGGCGGATGTTGAAATCCCGAATAAAGATGAGATCGGCGCGTTGGCCAACTCATTTAATTTCATGATCGCCGGACTGCGGGAGCGGGACAGAATTAAAGGGACCTTTCAACGGTTTGTTTCTTCCCAGGTTGCGGAAAAGGTGCTGGGGGCCAAGGATATCGTCCTGACCGGGGAGCGCCGGCGCGCCAGCATTCTCTTCGCCGATATTCGGGGTTTTACCTCGATGTCGGAACGGCTGGCGCCGGAAGAGATCGTCAGCATGCTCAATGAGTATTTCACGGTGATGGTCGACATCATCATTACCCATGAAGGGAATCTCGATAAGTTTATCGGGGATGCGATGATGGCGATTTTCGGCGCGCCGCTGCGTCACCCGGATGATCCACTCCGGGCGGTGCGGACCGCCGTCGATATGCAGCGGGCCCTGCTGGAGTTGAATGAAGAGCGGGATCGGCGGGGGGCGGAGGCGATTTATATCGGCATCGGAATCGCGACGGGAGATGTGGTCGCGGGAAACATCGGCTCCGAGAAGCGGATGGAGTATTCGGTCATCGGGGATGAGGTCAATCTCGCCGCCCGAATCCAATCGAAGAGCGGAAAGCAAAAGATCCTCATCTGCCCGGAAACGTTCAAGGCGGTCCAAGGGGAGATGAAAACGATCCCGCTTGAGCCGGTCATGCTCAAAGGGAAGAGCCATCCGGTTCAAATCTATGAAGTGGTTTATTAA
- a CDS encoding transketolase family protein, which translates to MNAKSPSEMKSAVQREKKLGLATRDAYGQVLVELGKADPRIVAVDADLSKSTKSGLFGKAFPDRFFNCGIAEANMVSVAAGLASCGKIPFASSFASFLLCKSFDQLRMSVANPSLNVKIVGSHGGISLGEDGASQQSVEDFALACALPKFTVLSPADEISCRALVRLAAEHVGPVYIRTGRPKAPILYTGSEHFQLGRANKIVAGEDVTIIANGLLVWEALVASDICRERGISVAVLDLHTLKPIDEAAVIAAAEETGAIVTAEEHLLSGGVASRVAQVVAEHHPVPMASVGIADTYAESGTPTELMEKYGLTAKHIVQAVESVLKRKK; encoded by the coding sequence ATGAATGCCAAGAGTCCTTCCGAAATGAAATCAGCCGTCCAGCGTGAGAAAAAGCTCGGCCTCGCAACGCGCGACGCCTACGGTCAGGTGCTGGTAGAGCTCGGCAAGGCCGATCCCCGGATCGTGGCGGTCGATGCCGACCTTTCAAAATCAACCAAGAGCGGTCTCTTCGGAAAAGCCTTTCCCGACCGCTTCTTCAACTGCGGCATCGCCGAAGCGAACATGGTCTCCGTGGCGGCGGGACTCGCCTCCTGCGGGAAAATCCCTTTCGCTTCTAGCTTCGCTTCCTTCCTTCTCTGCAAGTCGTTCGATCAACTCCGGATGTCGGTCGCGAATCCCTCGTTGAATGTGAAAATCGTCGGCTCCCACGGCGGGATCAGCTTGGGAGAAGACGGCGCATCGCAGCAGAGCGTCGAAGATTTCGCCCTTGCCTGCGCCCTGCCGAAATTTACCGTCCTCTCGCCGGCGGATGAGATCTCCTGCAGAGCGCTCGTCCGGCTGGCGGCGGAACATGTCGGCCCGGTCTACATCCGGACCGGACGGCCGAAGGCGCCGATTCTCTACACCGGATCAGAACATTTTCAGTTGGGACGCGCCAACAAGATTGTCGCAGGAGAGGATGTGACGATTATCGCCAATGGGCTTCTGGTGTGGGAGGCGTTGGTCGCTTCCGACATCTGCCGGGAGCGGGGGATCTCTGTCGCCGTGCTCGACCTGCATACCCTCAAGCCGATCGATGAGGCTGCCGTTATCGCCGCCGCCGAGGAAACCGGCGCGATCGTCACGGCGGAGGAGCATCTTCTCTCGGGAGGGGTCGCAAGCCGCGTCGCTCAGGTGGTCGCAGAGCACCATCCGGTGCCGATGGCCTCGGTCGGAATCGCCGACACCTATGCGGAATCCGGCACCCCGACGGAGCTGATGGAGAAATACGGCTTGACCGCGAAACACATCGTCCAAGCGGTCGAGTCGGTCCTGAAGCGGAAGAAATAA
- a CDS encoding transketolase, which yields MENGTIEQLQKKATLLRRDIVEMITAAASGHPGGSLSAADLITALYFKLLRHKPSDPEWADRDRFILSKGHGAPALYAALARTGYFPVEALKTLRKLGSPLQGHPEKGKLAGVEASTGSLGQGVSIGAGMALAGRLDRKDYRVYVLMGDGEANEGQVWEAAMFAAHYKIDHLTVILDCNRQQLDGWTTEILDIEPLADKWRAFGWHVIDFNGHDFGQILNAFDEAQRTVGKPTLLLARTIKGKGVSFMENNLEFHGVAPTTDQLQASLKELDR from the coding sequence ATGGAAAACGGAACGATCGAACAGCTTCAAAAGAAAGCCACGCTCCTTCGGCGAGACATCGTGGAGATGATCACCGCCGCCGCCTCCGGACATCCCGGAGGGTCCCTCTCGGCGGCCGATCTGATCACGGCCCTCTATTTTAAGCTCCTCCGCCACAAACCGTCCGATCCGGAATGGGCAGACCGCGATCGATTCATTCTGAGCAAGGGGCACGGCGCCCCCGCCCTTTATGCAGCGTTGGCGCGGACCGGTTATTTTCCGGTTGAAGCGCTGAAAACCCTCCGGAAGCTCGGCAGCCCCCTTCAGGGCCACCCTGAAAAAGGAAAGCTCGCCGGCGTTGAAGCCTCCACTGGATCGCTGGGCCAGGGGGTCTCGATCGGGGCGGGAATGGCGCTGGCGGGACGGCTCGACCGGAAAGATTATCGCGTTTATGTCTTGATGGGGGACGGCGAAGCGAACGAGGGACAGGTCTGGGAGGCCGCTATGTTCGCCGCCCATTACAAGATCGATCATCTGACCGTGATCCTCGATTGCAATCGCCAGCAGTTGGACGGTTGGACGACCGAGATCCTCGACATCGAGCCGCTCGCGGACAAATGGCGGGCCTTCGGCTGGCATGTGATCGATTTCAACGGACATGACTTCGGCCAAATCTTAAACGCTTTCGACGAGGCTCAACGCACCGTCGGAAAACCGACGCTTCTCCTTGCCCGCACCATCAAGGGAAAGGGGGTCTCCTTCATGGAGAACAATCTCGAATTCCATGGCGTGGCGCCGACCACAGATCAGCTTCAGGCCTCCCTCAAGGAGCTCGACCGATGA
- a CDS encoding HNH endonuclease, which yields MEMTLLLNATYEPLRVIPWKKAILLLCQGKVEVLEVYDREIRGVSISFRLPSVLRLLELVKIKKNQRVVKFSRGNIFARDKHSCQYCGQRFRADELTFDHVVPIAKGGKKTWTNIVTACIRCNNRKSGRTPDEANMRLIKKPEKPSWSPSLTITIGIKKTPESWRDYLYWNLSLEEDLPDEEPS from the coding sequence ATGGAAATGACCCTTCTATTAAACGCAACCTACGAGCCTTTGCGGGTCATCCCTTGGAAAAAAGCGATTCTTCTCTTGTGCCAGGGGAAAGTAGAGGTTCTGGAGGTTTACGATCGGGAGATCCGAGGCGTTTCTATTTCCTTCCGACTTCCTTCCGTGCTGCGTCTTCTCGAACTCGTCAAAATCAAGAAAAACCAGCGGGTCGTCAAGTTTTCCCGGGGAAATATCTTCGCAAGGGACAAACATTCTTGCCAATATTGCGGCCAGCGCTTCCGGGCCGATGAGCTGACCTTTGATCATGTCGTCCCGATCGCCAAGGGAGGGAAGAAAACCTGGACCAACATCGTGACCGCCTGTATCCGGTGTAATAATCGGAAAAGCGGACGCACCCCCGACGAGGCGAACATGCGGCTGATCAAGAAGCCGGAGAAGCCGAGCTGGAGCCCTTCCTTAACGATCACCATCGGGATTAAAAAGACGCCGGAAAGCTGGCGTGATTATCTTTACTGGAACCTCTCCTTGGAAGAAGATCTTCCCGACGAAGAACCCTCCTAA
- a CDS encoding transglutaminase-like domain-containing protein: MNSPENDRTLDALIRLLGEEAAHFEIIRRRLVEIGSPALPALERCVREGAPLISERAVQIIESIRLEALDEEWQRYAEKEPCSLEEGVFLLARFAYPEMNSEIYRTKIDRMAEVLRRRIQPDSSPPAVIRTLNQYLFEELLFSGNRENYYLPENSYINTVLDTKKGIPISLSVVMLLLAERLSLPLHGIGMPGHFLVSWSDERDEIYIDPYHEGRMLTRGEIESQLPGDEKGLIAQYLRKVSTRQIITRMIRNLIHIYTEGGETEKGSWLERFHKRVHST; this comes from the coding sequence ATGAATTCGCCTGAAAATGACCGCACCCTTGACGCATTGATCCGACTGTTGGGAGAGGAAGCTGCCCACTTCGAGATCATCCGCCGACGATTGGTCGAGATAGGCTCCCCCGCCCTCCCCGCGCTGGAGCGGTGCGTGAGGGAAGGCGCTCCATTGATATCGGAGCGGGCCGTCCAGATTATCGAGTCAATCCGGCTTGAAGCGTTGGATGAGGAGTGGCAACGTTATGCCGAGAAAGAACCCTGCTCCCTGGAAGAGGGGGTCTTTCTCCTCGCTCGATTCGCCTACCCGGAGATGAATTCGGAAATTTATCGGACAAAGATCGATCGGATGGCCGAGGTCCTCCGGAGGAGGATTCAACCCGACTCGTCTCCCCCCGCGGTGATCCGGACCCTGAATCAGTATCTCTTCGAAGAGCTTCTCTTCTCAGGAAATCGCGAGAACTACTACCTCCCGGAAAACAGCTATATCAATACCGTCCTCGACACAAAGAAGGGGATTCCGATCAGCTTATCGGTGGTGATGCTCCTTCTTGCAGAGAGGCTGAGTCTCCCTCTCCACGGAATCGGGATGCCGGGTCACTTCCTGGTTTCCTGGTCGGATGAACGAGACGAAATTTACATCGATCCCTACCATGAAGGCCGGATGCTGACCCGCGGGGAGATTGAATCGCAACTCCCAGGAGACGAAAAAGGGCTCATCGCTCAATACCTCCGAAAGGTTTCCACACGCCAGATCATTACAAGGATGATCCGCAATCTCATTCACATTTATACTGAAGGGGGAGAAACGGAAAAAGGTTCCTGGTTGGAGCGGTTCCACAAACGGGTTCATTCGACTTAG